One genomic region from Prunus persica cultivar Lovell chromosome G3, Prunus_persica_NCBIv2, whole genome shotgun sequence encodes:
- the LOC18783834 gene encoding zinc finger CCCH domain-containing protein 18 isoform X1, which yields MDFSESTKVVYNRIQKIEPENVSKIIGYLLLQDHGERDMIRLAFSPDNLIQSLINKAKTELGLCKLAVSAPISPSQVNQVPVSDPPLQFTPYTPNLTRPISSPTPLGAVNPFRDPQLPGDQQPLQNVEFVPPGYSDSAIEDYRLQNQMQFLPDFSSNYCYHEPALSVRTSRRSPSLPEFPLKVCHYFNKGFCKHGSNCRYFHGHPMAESFSHPNLNELSNDDHVVSPGSLEKLEIEIIELLKSRRGFPISIASLPMMYYEKYGRTLQAEGYLTESQRHGKAGYSLTKLLARLKNSIRLLDRPHGQHSVILAEDIPKYLEYAGEKTEPGGIIAGSRQIYLTFPAESNFTEQDVSNYFNKYGPVQDVRIPCQQKRMFGFVTFVYAETVRHILSKGNPHFVCGARVLVKPYREKSRLVDRKFSEKMQHAMCYNSHFIDADSEFHSMPRVCENARFLRKQFMEENEQALELERRRLSEMHLAAKPLSHHFYYGYPMDEFKHPEAHAEQAEVPSAKEFTYLLDVLNNGSTSEGKIRHRNSNYNDQDSSQGINLPESPFASPIVSGISTVM from the exons ATGGATTTTTCTGAGTCCACAAAAGTAGTGTACAataggatccagaaaatagagcCTGAAAATGTGTCTAAGATTATAGGGTATCTTCTGTTGCAAGACCATGGTGAGCGTGACATGATTCGACTGGCGTTCAGCCCTGATAATTTGATCCAGTCTTTGATTAACAAAGCAAAAACTGAGCTTGGGTTATGCAAACTGGCAGTGTCTGCTCCAATCTCACCTTCTCAGGTGAACCAAGTTCCTGTTTCAGACCCGCCTTTACAATTCACTCCATACACTCCTAATTTAACTCGACCAATTTCATCTCCCACACCTCTCGGAGCAGTGAATCCATTTAGGGATCCCCAACTGCCTGGTGATCAGCAACCACTGCAAAATGTAGAATTTGTTCCACCAGGGTACTCTGATTCAGCTATTGAAGATTATCGCCTCCAAAATCAGATGCAGTTTTTGCCCGACTTTTCAAGCAATTACTGCTATCATGAACCTGCATTGAGTGTGAGAACTAGTCGAAGGTCTCCAAGTTTGCCTGAGTTTCCTCTTAAGGTTTGCCATTACTTCAATAAGGGGTTCTGTAAGCATGGGAGCAACTGCAGGTACTTCCATGGCCATCCCATGGCAGAGAGCTTTTCTCACCCGAATTTGAATGAGCTTTCAAATGATGATCATGTTGTCTCTCCTGGCTCCCTTGAAAAGCTGGAGATTGAAATAATTGAGCTTTTGAAATCAAGAAGAGGGTTCCCAATATCAATTGCCTCATTGCCAATGATGTATTATGAGAAATATGGGAGGACTTTACAGGCTGAGGGATACCTTACAGAGAGCCAGAGACATGGTAAGGCTGGCTATAGCCTTACAAAGCTTCTTGCTCGATTGAAGAACAGTATTCGACTCCTTGACAG GCCTCATGGACAGCACTCAGTCATATTGGCAGAAGATATCCCAAAATACTTAGAGTATGCTGGTGAGAAAACTGAACCTGGTGGAATTATTGCTGGTTCTCGACAGATTTATCTTACTTTTCCAGCTGAGAGTAATTTCACGGAGCAAGATGTTTCCAACTACTTCAA CAAATATGGGCCGGTTCAAGATGTACGCATCCCATGTCAACAGAAGAGGATGTTTGGGTTTGTCACCTTTGTTTATGCAGAGACGGTCAGGCATATTTTGTCAAAAGGGAATCCCCATTTTGTATGTGGGGCCCGTGTTCTGGTGAAGCCTTACAGGGAAAAGTCTAGGCTTGTTGACAG GAAGTTTTCAGAGAAAATGCAGCATGCTATGTGCTACAATTCACATTTCATTGATGCGGATTCAGAGTTTCACTCTA TGCCCAGAGTTTGTGAGAATGCAAGATTTTTAAGGAAGCAGTTCATGGAGGAAAATGAGCAAGCACTCGAACTTGAAAGAAGGCGTCTTTCGGAGATGCACTTAGCAGCTAAGCCCTTGTCCCATCATTTCTATTATGGCTACCCTATGGATGAGTTCAAACATCCAGAAG CCCATGCAGAGCAAGCAGAAGTCCCATCTGCAAAGGAATTTACTTATTTGCTGGATGTTTTGAATAATGGTTCCACCAGTGAGGGCAAAATCAGGCACAGAAACAGTAATTACAATGACCAGGATAG CAGCCAAGGAATTAACCTTCCAGAGAGCCCATTTGCGTCTCCTATAGTGAGTGGCATATCAACAGTTATGTAG
- the LOC18783834 gene encoding zinc finger CCCH domain-containing protein 18 isoform X2: protein MDFSESTKVVYNRIQKIEPENVSKIIGYLLLQDHGERDMIRLAFSPDNLIQSLINKAKTELGLCKLAVSAPISPSQVNQVPVSDPPLQFTPYTPNLTRPISSPTPLGAVNPFRDPQLPGDQQPLQNVEFVPPGYSDSAIEDYRLQNQMQFLPDFSSNYCYHEPALSVRTSRRSPSLPEFPLKVCHYFNKGFCKHGSNCRYFHGHPMAESFSHPNLNELSNDDHVVSPGSLEKLEIEIIELLKSRRGFPISIASLPMMYYEKYGRTLQAEGYLTESQRHGKAGYSLTKLLARLKNSIRLLDRPHGQHSVILAEDIPKYLEYAGEKTEPGGIIAGSRQIYLTFPAESNFTEQDVSNYFNKYGPVQDVRIPCQQKRMFGFVTFVYAETVRHILSKGNPHFVCGARVLVKPYREKSRLVDRKFSEKMQHAMCYNSHFIDADSEFHSMPRVCENARFLRKQFMEENEQALELERRRLSEMHLAAKPLSHHFYYGYPMDEFKHPEAHAEQAEVPSAKEFTYLLDVLNNGSTSEGKIRHRNSNYNDQDSQGINLPESPFASPIVSGISTVM, encoded by the exons ATGGATTTTTCTGAGTCCACAAAAGTAGTGTACAataggatccagaaaatagagcCTGAAAATGTGTCTAAGATTATAGGGTATCTTCTGTTGCAAGACCATGGTGAGCGTGACATGATTCGACTGGCGTTCAGCCCTGATAATTTGATCCAGTCTTTGATTAACAAAGCAAAAACTGAGCTTGGGTTATGCAAACTGGCAGTGTCTGCTCCAATCTCACCTTCTCAGGTGAACCAAGTTCCTGTTTCAGACCCGCCTTTACAATTCACTCCATACACTCCTAATTTAACTCGACCAATTTCATCTCCCACACCTCTCGGAGCAGTGAATCCATTTAGGGATCCCCAACTGCCTGGTGATCAGCAACCACTGCAAAATGTAGAATTTGTTCCACCAGGGTACTCTGATTCAGCTATTGAAGATTATCGCCTCCAAAATCAGATGCAGTTTTTGCCCGACTTTTCAAGCAATTACTGCTATCATGAACCTGCATTGAGTGTGAGAACTAGTCGAAGGTCTCCAAGTTTGCCTGAGTTTCCTCTTAAGGTTTGCCATTACTTCAATAAGGGGTTCTGTAAGCATGGGAGCAACTGCAGGTACTTCCATGGCCATCCCATGGCAGAGAGCTTTTCTCACCCGAATTTGAATGAGCTTTCAAATGATGATCATGTTGTCTCTCCTGGCTCCCTTGAAAAGCTGGAGATTGAAATAATTGAGCTTTTGAAATCAAGAAGAGGGTTCCCAATATCAATTGCCTCATTGCCAATGATGTATTATGAGAAATATGGGAGGACTTTACAGGCTGAGGGATACCTTACAGAGAGCCAGAGACATGGTAAGGCTGGCTATAGCCTTACAAAGCTTCTTGCTCGATTGAAGAACAGTATTCGACTCCTTGACAG GCCTCATGGACAGCACTCAGTCATATTGGCAGAAGATATCCCAAAATACTTAGAGTATGCTGGTGAGAAAACTGAACCTGGTGGAATTATTGCTGGTTCTCGACAGATTTATCTTACTTTTCCAGCTGAGAGTAATTTCACGGAGCAAGATGTTTCCAACTACTTCAA CAAATATGGGCCGGTTCAAGATGTACGCATCCCATGTCAACAGAAGAGGATGTTTGGGTTTGTCACCTTTGTTTATGCAGAGACGGTCAGGCATATTTTGTCAAAAGGGAATCCCCATTTTGTATGTGGGGCCCGTGTTCTGGTGAAGCCTTACAGGGAAAAGTCTAGGCTTGTTGACAG GAAGTTTTCAGAGAAAATGCAGCATGCTATGTGCTACAATTCACATTTCATTGATGCGGATTCAGAGTTTCACTCTA TGCCCAGAGTTTGTGAGAATGCAAGATTTTTAAGGAAGCAGTTCATGGAGGAAAATGAGCAAGCACTCGAACTTGAAAGAAGGCGTCTTTCGGAGATGCACTTAGCAGCTAAGCCCTTGTCCCATCATTTCTATTATGGCTACCCTATGGATGAGTTCAAACATCCAGAAG CCCATGCAGAGCAAGCAGAAGTCCCATCTGCAAAGGAATTTACTTATTTGCTGGATGTTTTGAATAATGGTTCCACCAGTGAGGGCAAAATCAGGCACAGAAACAGTAATTACAATGACCAGGATAG CCAAGGAATTAACCTTCCAGAGAGCCCATTTGCGTCTCCTATAGTGAGTGGCATATCAACAGTTATGTAG